One window of the Dreissena polymorpha isolate Duluth1 chromosome 5, UMN_Dpol_1.0, whole genome shotgun sequence genome contains the following:
- the LOC127880766 gene encoding uncharacterized protein LOC127880766: MASSLLGLPPCVKQTGAKRGAPGPLIVTTSDEDSSDGEAIPLSARGHVSRVSPRANVTSITDTYPSLKLDLSRALSDKLLPDAKQDTHRHEIHRHEKPEVRQLHVAHTARAASPSPEAGFSAHRQACDGYEHDHDYENVASPSGSSTASGPVYVRPPGFQHHAQEIRRKKKKSTGLLEQRREGLKSRAPTPPKVKPRRDPLPMRLRALPQSFWKQPNNPTAFSPGNLFSSLPPLSYAKDDDVTEVRPITPTEEKEKKKPTPQLKAPERKIIVNGDADFFLKHLFADVMEDKKSSTNGNGSHLKRGRPPKKMMTLPSKSSVKGLLSGEDPYLLDCSMTQKLFPQLSIESRQGHGGMSSLQLITLREGDKTVTLPSLSIEQNYSQMLSELVMNI; encoded by the exons ATGGCATCGAGTCTACTAGGATTACCACCGTGTGTGAAACAGACCGGGGCTAAAAGGGGTGCCCCGGGGCCGCTGATCGTGACGACGAGCGACGAAGACTCATCTGACGGGGAGGCTATTCCGCTTAGCGCCCGAGGTCACGTCAGTCGCGTCAGTCCGCGTGCAAATGTGACGTCAATCACAGACACGTATCCGAGTTTAAAACTCGACCTGTCACGGGCGCTCTCTGATAAACTGCTGCCAGACGCCAAACAGGACACGCATCGGCACGAGATTCACCGGCACGAGAAACCGGAAGTACGTCAGCTACACGTTGCCCACACGGCACGAGCGGCATCGCCGTCACCGGAAGCTGGCTTCAGTGCGCACAGACAAGCGTGCGACGGATATGAACACGATCATGATTATGAAAACGTAGCCTCCCCGAGCGGAAGTAGCACCGCCAGTGGTCCGGTCTATGTCCGACCGCCCGGTTTTCAGCACCATGCTCAGGAAATTAGGCGCAAGAAAAAGAAATCCACGGGCTTATTGGAGCAGCGAAGGGAGGGCTTGAAAAGTCGAGCTCCCACTCCCCCTAAAGTAAAACCCAGGCGAG ATCCGTTGCCGATGAGATTACGGGCGCTGCCTCAGTCTTTCTGGAAACAGCCCAACAACCCCACAGCGTTCTCACCCGGAAACCTCTTTTCGTCACTTCCGCCTCTGAGTTACGCCAAAGATGATGACGTCACAG AAGTACGGCCTATCACCCCGACGGAGGAGAAGGAGAAGAAAAAGCCGACGCCCCAGCTCAAGGCCCCGGAGCGGAAGATCATTGTAAATGGGGACGCGGACTTCTTCCTCAAACACCTGTTTGCTGACGTCATGGAAGACAAGAAGTCGTCCACCAATGGGAATGGATCGCATCTTAAGCGCGGGAG ACCTCCGAAGAAAATGATGACCCTTCCGAGCAAGTCAAGCGTGAAGGGGTTGCTGTCGGGCGAGGATCCTTACCTTCTGGACTGCTCGATGACCCAGAAGCTGTTCCCACAGCTGTCGATCGAGTCGCGGCAGGGCCACGGGGGCATGTCGTCCCTTCAGCTCATCACGTTGCGGGAGGGCGACAAAACCGTCACTCTGCCGTCGCTTAGCATTGAGCAGAACTACTCGCAGATGCTATCGGAGCTGGTGATGAACATCTGA